From Actinopolymorpha cephalotaxi, one genomic window encodes:
- a CDS encoding WhiB family transcriptional regulator, with translation MRLTTSTSLPDDWQYRPCLGTPMELWFGPEDDSTEEVGEQVRREKIAADLCAGCPFNAQCLAAELSRPASHQWGVRGGLTARQRKAMVHARRRAEVSTTAA, from the coding sequence ATGCGCCTAACTACCTCGACCTCGCTGCCAGATGACTGGCAGTACCGTCCGTGTCTTGGTACACCGATGGAGTTGTGGTTCGGCCCAGAAGATGATTCCACTGAAGAAGTAGGTGAACAGGTCAGACGGGAGAAGATCGCGGCGGACTTGTGTGCCGGGTGCCCGTTCAATGCTCAGTGTCTCGCAGCCGAGCTGTCGCGCCCCGCATCCCACCAATGGGGCGTACGGGGCGGACTGACAGCCCGGCAGCGGAAAGCGATGGTGCATGCCCGCCGGCGCGCGGAGGTCAGTACCACGGCTGCGTGA
- a CDS encoding helix-turn-helix domain-containing protein, with protein sequence MTTSALKQARLARGWSQSRLIAGMESYARRHAIQIAATASLRVYVSEWENGRRRISPPYAGILRRLLGLTDNELASPSDESSSPLPWADGYQDLASRVRTSRGLGSDVVATFMAQTELLRGLDRQLGAAQLVDQMQSHLAMIQDALIFSVLPASRKPLALALGSASTLAAWQALDAGAADRAWRQYELAKNAARDADAPEHLAYAMGEQAYVLAEAGEPGLGVELVREAARVGAGAASGKLMAWVAAAEAELCAHAGMRDDCLRALDRADHLLPPGEDARDEDVPSIFLNASHLTRWRGNALALIGDDHAVADLYNALSGLDPSFTRAQAGLRCDLAQAHMARGEYDDAADHLSVARLVTSRTGSVRHRRRIDRLTVTAS encoded by the coding sequence ATGACCACATCCGCGCTGAAGCAGGCACGACTCGCCCGAGGCTGGTCCCAGAGCCGACTCATCGCAGGTATGGAGTCCTACGCACGACGCCACGCGATCCAGATTGCTGCGACGGCCAGTCTTCGGGTGTACGTGTCCGAGTGGGAAAACGGGCGGCGCCGCATATCCCCGCCGTACGCCGGGATTCTGCGGCGCCTTCTGGGACTCACCGACAACGAGCTGGCCTCCCCCAGCGACGAATCATCCTCCCCCCTCCCCTGGGCGGACGGATACCAAGATCTCGCGAGCAGGGTGCGAACTTCCCGGGGTCTCGGCAGCGATGTCGTGGCGACTTTCATGGCCCAGACTGAGCTCCTGCGCGGCTTGGACAGGCAACTCGGCGCTGCTCAACTCGTCGATCAGATGCAGTCGCACCTCGCGATGATCCAGGACGCATTGATTTTCTCGGTCCTGCCTGCCTCCCGAAAGCCGCTGGCCCTCGCGCTTGGCAGCGCTTCGACCCTCGCAGCTTGGCAGGCCTTGGACGCCGGTGCTGCGGACCGAGCCTGGCGGCAGTACGAACTAGCCAAGAACGCTGCTCGGGACGCTGACGCGCCAGAGCACCTGGCCTATGCGATGGGTGAGCAGGCGTATGTCCTCGCTGAGGCGGGAGAACCCGGGCTGGGAGTGGAGTTGGTACGTGAGGCCGCGCGCGTCGGGGCCGGAGCTGCCTCGGGCAAGCTGATGGCGTGGGTCGCAGCGGCAGAAGCAGAACTGTGTGCGCATGCAGGGATGCGGGACGACTGCCTACGGGCATTGGATCGGGCAGACCACCTGCTGCCGCCCGGCGAGGATGCACGTGACGAAGACGTACCAAGCATTTTCCTGAACGCGAGCCACCTCACGCGTTGGCGCGGAAACGCATTGGCTCTCATCGGCGACGACCATGCCGTAGCGGACCTGTACAACGCGCTCAGTGGTCTTGACCCGTCGTTCACACGAGCGCAAGCCGGGCTGCGGTGCGATCTGGCGCAAGCGCACATGGCTCGCGGGGAGTATGACGATGCAGCCGATCACCTGTCCGTGGCCCGGCTCGTCACCAGCCGTACCGGGTCGGTCCGCCACCGCCGCCGGATCGACCGTCTCACCGTTACCGCATCCTGA
- a CDS encoding phytanoyl-CoA dioxygenase family protein — protein MTKAISPVRADGQPDLDDWIERFHRDGFLVVENALPDDLVRELRTDLDDAIGAEPNDAGQVEIQVRMFERSKANLRLFDHEPIVTFAEQLIGRDRPGAGPDNVHVVHNNAFRTPTQAGISTWHQDDPPHYLVTHGEPPANVRLPVLLFTCNYYLTDVTELRHGPTQFVPGSHLFGAHCPPTLENTRWEQDVVTAYGRAGTAIMFSCNVWHRGHPNVSERTRYVSQVSYAHRLIGHRYFPFMNYVMPEHVYAGADPRLRRLLGFLPTGAYG, from the coding sequence ATGACGAAGGCGATCTCGCCGGTGCGCGCGGACGGGCAACCTGACCTTGACGACTGGATCGAACGCTTCCACCGCGACGGGTTCCTGGTGGTCGAGAACGCCCTGCCGGACGATCTCGTGCGCGAGCTTCGTACCGACCTCGACGACGCGATCGGCGCGGAACCCAACGACGCCGGGCAGGTCGAGATCCAGGTGCGGATGTTCGAACGCAGCAAGGCGAATCTGCGGCTGTTCGACCACGAGCCGATCGTCACGTTCGCCGAGCAGCTCATCGGGCGTGACCGCCCGGGCGCCGGTCCGGACAACGTCCACGTCGTACACAACAACGCGTTCCGTACACCGACGCAGGCAGGCATCTCCACCTGGCACCAGGACGACCCGCCGCACTACCTCGTGACCCACGGCGAGCCGCCGGCCAACGTGCGCCTGCCCGTACTCCTGTTCACCTGCAACTACTACCTCACCGACGTGACCGAGCTACGGCACGGCCCGACGCAGTTCGTGCCCGGCTCGCACCTGTTCGGCGCCCACTGCCCGCCCACGCTGGAGAACACGCGGTGGGAGCAGGACGTGGTGACGGCGTACGGCAGGGCGGGTACGGCGATCATGTTCAGCTGCAACGTCTGGCATCGTGGCCATCCCAACGTCAGCGAGCGGACCCGCTATGTCAGCCAGGTCTCGTACGCACACCGCCTGATCGGGCATCGCTACTTCCCGTTCATGAACTACGTGATGCCCGAGCACGTGTACGCCGGGGCCGACCCGCGGCTGCGACGGCTGCTCGGCTTCCTGCCCACAGGCGCGTACGGATAG
- a CDS encoding phytanoyl-CoA dioxygenase family protein, giving the protein METALSELGVTDDLLDAKTKAQLDNDGFAPLPGILSPEQVAAFGERLAELSRIEGSRAGAEVHQEAGTDRLSDLVNKDPMFEVCFTHPVVLAAIRHVLGEFKLSSLNSRAALPGRGHQGLHADWGVLQEGQGYQVCNSIWLLDDFTADNGATRVVPGSHLKRGVGPADELDGDPQATHPDEIQLIAPAGTVVVFNSHLWHGGTRNNSDRPRRALHSYFTRRDQPQQLDQAEYLRVRTRDRLSPAALHVLGVLDEFGARS; this is encoded by the coding sequence ATGGAGACGGCGCTGAGCGAGCTCGGCGTGACCGACGACCTGCTCGACGCGAAGACGAAGGCCCAGCTCGACAACGACGGGTTCGCGCCACTTCCGGGGATCCTGTCACCGGAGCAGGTGGCGGCGTTCGGGGAGCGGCTGGCCGAGCTGTCCCGCATCGAGGGGAGCCGCGCGGGTGCGGAGGTGCACCAGGAGGCCGGCACCGACCGGCTGTCGGACCTGGTGAACAAGGACCCGATGTTCGAGGTGTGCTTCACCCATCCGGTGGTGCTCGCGGCCATCCGCCATGTGCTCGGTGAGTTCAAGCTTTCCTCGCTGAACAGCCGGGCGGCGCTGCCCGGCCGGGGTCACCAGGGCCTGCACGCGGACTGGGGTGTTCTGCAGGAGGGACAGGGCTACCAGGTCTGCAACTCGATCTGGCTGCTCGACGACTTCACCGCCGACAACGGCGCGACCCGGGTGGTGCCCGGCTCACACCTCAAGCGTGGCGTCGGGCCGGCCGACGAACTCGACGGCGACCCGCAGGCCACCCACCCGGACGAGATCCAGCTGATCGCACCGGCCGGCACCGTGGTGGTGTTCAACAGCCACCTCTGGCACGGCGGTACGCGCAACAACAGCGACCGCCCCCGCCGCGCGCTGCACTCCTACTTCACCAGACGCGACCAGCCGCAACAGCTCGACCAGGCCGAGTACCTACGCGTCCGCACGCGCGACCGGCTCAGCCCCGCCGCTCTGCACGTCCTCGGTGTCCTGGACGAGTTCGGGGCGCGCTCATGA
- a CDS encoding DinB family protein — protein MWTAPEVTRHGHSDPLLGDERTILEGRLEWHRSTLLAKCAGLTGEELARQVVPPSNLSLLGLIRHVAQVESSWFQRLLAGRDVPRVHPSGGADFDAATPENAEADYATLLAQMAASREVVATMSLDDEFTVQMWDGQRASVRWLHVHMIEEYARHNGHADLLRERVDGTTGP, from the coding sequence ATGTGGACCGCACCCGAGGTGACCCGGCACGGACACTCCGATCCCCTGCTGGGTGACGAGCGAACCATCCTCGAAGGCCGGCTGGAGTGGCATCGCAGCACGCTGTTGGCGAAGTGCGCCGGCCTCACCGGTGAGGAGCTCGCCAGGCAGGTCGTACCGCCCTCGAACCTCTCCCTGCTCGGGCTGATCCGGCACGTCGCCCAGGTCGAGAGCTCGTGGTTCCAGCGGTTGCTCGCCGGCCGGGACGTACCCCGCGTCCATCCCTCCGGCGGCGCGGACTTCGACGCCGCCACGCCGGAGAACGCCGAGGCCGACTACGCCACCCTGCTGGCGCAGATGGCGGCCAGCCGCGAGGTCGTCGCGACGATGAGCCTGGACGACGAGTTCACCGTGCAGATGTGGGACGGGCAACGCGCGTCCGTGCGCTGGCTCCACGTCCACATGATCGAGGAGTACGCCCGGCACAACGGGCACGCCGACCTCCTCCGCGAACGCGTCGACGGCACCACCGGTCCCTGA
- a CDS encoding sialidase family protein codes for MAAHRRRRGWLLLTALAVLVAGAVVSTTTGPAAQAATRATEANGASGTLLRPNVGLYPRLVRLQHSGPANGTILGSVVTFDGNTGLGAIYASKDEGRSFEQIGTVADPASANGKGLCCATLYELPRRVGDLAAGTLLWASSAGQSTNPRQMSIQVWASRDHGRTWSHLATPVVAQNTGGLWEPEFTVTRDGRLMVFYSDETDQPAHSQLLVAQSSADGVHWTGRVPVVASSDPAARPGMSIVRRIAGGHYLMTYEVCGPSYDCKVHYRESPDGARWGDPSDLGPTVRATDGTYFRHTPTITWEPGRGRDGRLFLTGQILYAADGTVAEGNGHTVFVSDHGPAGPWRAIPAPVSVPDPYDNYCPNYSSPLLTVRHGTRLLEIATAYDSDGVCKAYYATGSEPVAR; via the coding sequence ATGGCCGCACATCGACGCCGCAGGGGCTGGCTCCTGCTGACCGCGCTCGCGGTGCTCGTCGCAGGAGCAGTTGTGAGTACGACGACCGGTCCCGCCGCGCAGGCGGCAACTCGCGCCACTGAAGCGAACGGCGCCTCGGGCACACTTCTTCGCCCGAACGTCGGCCTCTACCCCCGCCTGGTCCGCCTCCAGCACTCCGGACCCGCCAACGGCACCATCCTGGGCAGCGTGGTGACGTTCGACGGCAACACCGGGCTGGGTGCCATCTACGCCAGCAAGGACGAGGGCCGGTCGTTCGAGCAGATCGGCACGGTCGCCGACCCAGCCAGCGCGAACGGCAAGGGGCTGTGCTGCGCGACGTTGTACGAACTGCCGCGGCGGGTCGGTGACCTCGCCGCCGGCACCCTGCTGTGGGCGTCCTCGGCCGGGCAGTCCACCAACCCGCGGCAGATGAGCATCCAGGTCTGGGCAAGCCGCGACCACGGCCGTACGTGGTCCCACCTCGCCACCCCGGTGGTCGCCCAGAACACCGGTGGCCTGTGGGAGCCGGAGTTCACCGTGACCCGGGACGGCCGGCTCATGGTGTTCTACTCCGACGAGACCGACCAGCCCGCGCACAGCCAGTTGCTGGTCGCGCAGTCGTCGGCCGACGGCGTGCACTGGACCGGCCGCGTGCCGGTGGTGGCGAGCAGCGACCCGGCCGCGCGTCCCGGAATGTCCATCGTCCGGCGGATCGCCGGTGGTCACTACCTGATGACCTACGAGGTGTGCGGACCGTCGTACGACTGCAAGGTGCACTACCGCGAGTCGCCCGACGGAGCCCGGTGGGGCGACCCGAGCGACCTCGGCCCGACCGTCCGGGCGACCGACGGCACGTACTTCCGGCACACCCCGACGATCACATGGGAGCCGGGCCGCGGCCGTGACGGCCGGCTGTTCCTGACCGGGCAGATCCTCTACGCCGCCGACGGCACCGTCGCCGAGGGCAACGGGCACACGGTCTTCGTCAGCGACCACGGACCGGCCGGGCCGTGGCGGGCGATCCCGGCGCCGGTGAGCGTGCCCGACCCGTACGACAACTACTGCCCCAACTACAGCTCACCGCTGCTGACCGTGCGGCACGGCACCCGGCTGCTGGAGATCGCCACCGCCTACGACAGCGACGGTGTCTGCAAGGCGTACTACGCGACCGGTTCGGAGCCCGTCGCACGCTGA
- a CDS encoding phytanoyl-CoA dioxygenase family protein — protein sequence MDTPVAGVRGNAVRELALADSEVEFYHQYGYLPLPGLVDPAAVEALRTETLDVLEANGVSRASLERASGIGDKLRQCSTYVAGSGLDELINCPATLAVASRLIGGRAVRYLPFTAVKAGGGGGTFHLHQDNSYTRHDPAMGSINIWVALDDMTPDNGCLQVVPRSHLGEQLQARGSDDGDSHRQVDVDPATALPVRMRAGDAVAFSRWTVHGSGPNHTDLPRVAYALQYHREDVRWLDAQTGEWHLLTDTPRTNTEPVARLDGRTT from the coding sequence ATGGACACACCGGTTGCGGGCGTACGAGGAAACGCGGTGCGGGAACTGGCGCTGGCCGACAGCGAGGTGGAGTTCTACCACCAGTACGGCTACCTCCCACTGCCCGGTCTCGTCGACCCGGCCGCGGTCGAGGCGCTGCGGACCGAGACCCTCGACGTCCTGGAAGCGAACGGCGTCTCCCGCGCCTCGCTGGAGCGGGCCAGCGGGATCGGCGACAAGCTGCGGCAGTGCTCCACCTACGTCGCCGGATCGGGGCTGGACGAACTCATCAACTGCCCGGCGACCCTGGCCGTCGCCTCGCGCCTGATCGGTGGCCGCGCGGTGCGCTATCTCCCGTTCACCGCGGTCAAGGCCGGAGGAGGCGGCGGGACCTTCCATCTGCACCAGGACAACAGCTACACCCGGCACGACCCGGCGATGGGGTCGATCAACATCTGGGTCGCGCTCGACGACATGACCCCGGACAACGGCTGCCTGCAGGTCGTGCCGCGATCACACCTGGGGGAGCAGTTGCAGGCGCGCGGCAGCGACGACGGCGACTCGCACCGTCAGGTGGACGTCGACCCGGCCACGGCTCTGCCGGTCCGGATGCGGGCCGGTGATGCGGTCGCGTTCTCCCGTTGGACCGTGCACGGCTCCGGGCCCAACCACACCGACCTCCCGCGGGTGGCGTACGCGCTGCAGTACCACCGCGAGGACGTGCGGTGGCTGGACGCGCAGACCGGTGAGTGGCACCTGCTGACCGACACCCCGCGGACGAACACCGAACCCGTTGCCCGCCTGGACGGCCGCACGACCTGA